The following coding sequences lie in one Streptomyces xiamenensis genomic window:
- a CDS encoding glutamine synthetase family protein — translation MDKQQEFVLRTLEERDIRFVRLWFTDVLGFLKSVAVAPAELEQAFDEGIGFDGSAIEGFARVHESDMIAKPAPSTFQILPWRAESPGTARMYCDILMPDGSPSYADPRYVLKRALAKSSDLGFTFYTHPEIEFFLLKDKPVDGSRPTPADSSGYFDHTPQNIGMDFRRQAISMLESMGISVEFSHHEGAPGQQEIDLRYADALSTADNIMTFRLVMKQVALEQGVQATFMPKPFSEYPGSGMHTHLSLFEGDRNAFHETGAEYQLSKIGRSFIAGLLRHAGEISAVTNQWVNSYKRIWGGTQRTAGAGGEAPSYICWGHNNRSALIRVPMYKPGKTGSTRVEVRSLDSGVNPYLAYALLLAAGLKGVEEGYELPPGAEDDVWALTDRERSALGIEPLPQNLGEAINLMQHSELVAETLGEHVFDFFLRNKRQEWEEYRSEVTAFELRKNLPAL, via the coding sequence ATGGATAAGCAGCAGGAGTTCGTGCTCCGGACACTGGAGGAGCGGGACATCCGGTTCGTCCGGCTGTGGTTCACCGATGTGCTGGGCTTCCTCAAGTCCGTCGCCGTCGCCCCCGCCGAGCTCGAACAGGCATTTGACGAAGGCATTGGCTTCGACGGCTCCGCGATCGAGGGCTTCGCCCGCGTCCACGAGTCCGACATGATCGCCAAACCCGCGCCCTCCACCTTCCAGATCCTGCCCTGGCGCGCCGAATCCCCCGGCACCGCCCGGATGTACTGCGACATCCTCATGCCGGACGGATCCCCCTCCTACGCGGACCCCCGCTACGTCCTCAAGCGCGCCCTCGCCAAGAGCTCCGACCTCGGCTTCACCTTCTACACCCACCCCGAGATCGAGTTCTTCCTGCTCAAGGACAAGCCGGTGGACGGCTCCCGCCCCACCCCCGCCGACTCCTCCGGCTACTTCGACCACACCCCGCAGAACATCGGCATGGACTTCCGCCGCCAGGCCATCTCCATGCTCGAATCCATGGGCATCTCGGTGGAGTTCTCCCACCACGAGGGCGCGCCCGGCCAGCAGGAGATCGACCTGCGCTACGCCGACGCCCTGTCCACCGCCGACAACATCATGACCTTCCGCCTCGTCATGAAGCAGGTCGCCCTCGAACAGGGCGTCCAGGCCACCTTCATGCCCAAGCCGTTCTCCGAATACCCCGGCTCCGGCATGCACACCCACCTCTCCCTCTTCGAGGGCGACCGCAACGCCTTCCACGAGACCGGCGCCGAGTACCAGCTCTCCAAGATCGGCCGCTCCTTCATCGCCGGACTCCTGCGGCACGCCGGCGAGATCTCCGCCGTCACCAACCAGTGGGTCAACTCCTACAAGCGGATCTGGGGCGGCACCCAGCGCACCGCCGGCGCCGGCGGCGAGGCCCCCTCCTACATCTGCTGGGGCCACAACAACCGCTCCGCGCTCATCCGGGTGCCCATGTACAAGCCCGGCAAGACCGGCTCCACCCGCGTCGAGGTGCGCTCCCTGGACTCCGGAGTCAACCCCTACCTCGCCTACGCCCTGCTGCTGGCCGCCGGCCTCAAGGGCGTTGAGGAGGGGTACGAACTGCCGCCCGGCGCCGAGGACGACGTGTGGGCGCTCACCGACCGCGAACGCAGCGCCCTGGGCATCGAGCCGCTGCCGCAGAACCTCGGCGAGGCCATCAACCTCATGCAGCACAGCGAACTCGTCGCCGAAACCCTCGGCGAGCACGTTTTCGACTTCTTCCTGCGCAACAAACGCCAGGAATGGGAGGAGTACCGCTCCGAGGTCACCGCCTTCGAGCTGCGCAAAAACCTGCCCGCGCTGTGA
- a CDS encoding phosphatase PAP2 family protein has protein sequence MTDKQSESPSRTRWLGSLRVPRRPRLWFELLLIAVSYGVYSMIRNAAPTHEERAQEHARQIWDFQNSIGLGFERAVNHGIESVTWLIVPMNYYYATLHFIVTIGVLVWVFRRHPGRYGAIRLVLFATTGIALIGYYFYPLAPPRLMAGMDFIDTGRVHQTWGSFQSESMQSVSNQYAAMPSMHIGWSVWCGITIVLLSKPLWVKVLGVLYPTLTLLVIVATANHFWLDAVGGLVCLAFGFAVARTWFAESPYRLPQLVPDTVPRAKRAQSPS, from the coding sequence GTGACCGACAAGCAATCCGAGTCCCCGTCCCGGACGAGATGGCTGGGTTCGCTGCGCGTGCCGCGCCGCCCCCGCCTCTGGTTCGAGCTGCTGCTCATCGCCGTCAGCTACGGCGTGTACTCCATGATCCGCAACGCGGCGCCGACCCACGAGGAGCGGGCGCAGGAGCACGCGCGGCAGATCTGGGACTTCCAGAACAGCATCGGGCTGGGTTTCGAGCGCGCGGTCAATCACGGCATCGAGTCCGTGACCTGGCTGATCGTGCCCATGAACTACTACTACGCCACGCTGCACTTCATCGTGACCATCGGCGTGCTGGTGTGGGTCTTCCGCCGGCACCCCGGCCGGTACGGGGCGATCCGGCTGGTGCTGTTCGCCACCACCGGGATCGCGCTGATCGGCTACTACTTCTACCCGCTGGCCCCGCCGCGGCTGATGGCCGGCATGGACTTCATCGACACCGGGCGGGTGCACCAGACCTGGGGCTCGTTCCAGTCGGAGAGCATGCAGTCGGTCTCCAACCAGTACGCGGCGATGCCGTCGATGCACATCGGCTGGTCGGTGTGGTGCGGCATCACCATCGTGCTGCTGTCCAAGCCGCTGTGGGTGAAGGTCCTGGGTGTGCTGTACCCGACCCTCACGCTGCTGGTGATCGTGGCCACCGCCAACCACTTCTGGCTGGACGCGGTGGGCGGGCTGGTCTGCCTGGCGTTCGGCTTCGCGGTGGCCCGGACGTGGTTCGCCGAGTCCCCGTACCGGCTGCCCCAGCTGGTGCCGGACACCGTGCCGCGCGCGAAACGCGCTCAGTCACCGTCGTAG
- a CDS encoding bifunctional [glutamine synthetase] adenylyltransferase/[glutamine synthetase]-adenylyl-L-tyrosine phosphorylase: MTGPGTPFGGRRQGRFSQLARRGFTDPRAASLLLDHEALHPVGDDGVLLDALAATADPDLALAALTRLAEAQPEGDRAVLLDTLLAAKPLRDRLLAVLGASEALGDHLARHPVEWRTLTAFDTADLHPGIEEFTAALAEATDPDSLRVGYRRALLTIAARDMTGTTGFTETAAELADLATATLRAALRIAAAEAPEDAAGCRLAVIGMGKCGGRELNYVSDVDVIFVAEPPEGAAEDTEPAALRAATRLAARMMRICSDTTAEGTIWPVDANLRPEGRNGPLVRTLSSHLAYYHRWAKTWEFQALLKARPMAGDEELGARYAEAVAPLVWGAAERDNFVPDVQRMRRRVEESIPADRVDRELKLGPGGLRDVEFAVQLLQLVHGRTDPALRHASTLDALHALAEGGYIGRKDAASLHDSYEFLRTVEHRIQLYRLRRTHLMPEDEADLRRLGRSLGLTPDPVAEVTAAWRRHTTAVRRLHEKLFYRPLLDAVAGLEGGGVRLAPEAARVRLVALGYADPAAALRHLTALASGVTRKAAIQRTLLPVLLDRFADSADPDAGLLGFRKVSDALGTSPWYLRLLRDEGAAAENLARVLSAGRLAPDLLLRAPEAVALLGDPGGLAPRGATALRQEVLAAVGRADSAEAATVAARGVRRRELFRTAAADIVGAYRPTEAPPGEGQGPALDQVGDALTDINAATLAGALRAAVQARWGDELPTRFAIIAMGRFGGHELGYGSDADVLFVHEAREGADRAEADRAALAVAGELTRLLQLPSGDPPLLIDTALRPEGRGGPLVRALDNYAAYYRRWSLVWESQALLRAQPVAGDPELGERFTALIDPLRYPEAGLSESDVREIRRLKARMEAERLPRGADPTTHTKLGRGGLSDIEWTVQLLQLRHAAELPELRTTRTRRALAAAEAAGLLDAEDAAVLDAAWILASRVRNAVMLVRGRPQDTFPTDPRELAAVARYLGYEPGAARQQDTGSGGQMIDDYRRTTRRARTVVERLFYDGD, encoded by the coding sequence GTGACAGGACCCGGCACCCCCTTCGGCGGCCGGCGGCAGGGCCGCTTCAGCCAGCTCGCGCGCCGCGGGTTCACCGACCCGCGCGCCGCCTCCCTGCTGCTGGACCACGAGGCGCTGCACCCGGTGGGCGACGACGGCGTGCTGCTCGACGCGCTCGCCGCCACCGCCGACCCCGACCTCGCGCTGGCGGCCCTCACCCGGCTCGCCGAGGCCCAGCCCGAAGGGGACCGGGCCGTCCTGCTCGACACCCTGCTGGCCGCCAAACCCCTGCGCGACCGCCTGCTGGCCGTGCTCGGCGCCTCCGAGGCGCTGGGCGACCACCTCGCCCGGCACCCCGTCGAATGGCGCACCCTCACCGCCTTCGACACCGCCGACCTGCACCCCGGCATCGAGGAGTTCACCGCCGCCCTCGCCGAGGCCACCGACCCCGACTCGCTGCGCGTGGGCTACCGCCGGGCCCTGCTGACCATCGCCGCCCGCGACATGACCGGCACCACCGGCTTCACCGAGACCGCCGCCGAACTCGCCGACCTCGCCACCGCCACGCTGCGCGCCGCCCTGCGCATCGCCGCAGCCGAGGCCCCCGAGGACGCCGCCGGCTGCCGGCTCGCCGTCATCGGGATGGGCAAGTGCGGCGGCCGGGAGCTCAACTACGTCTCCGACGTCGACGTCATCTTCGTCGCCGAACCGCCCGAGGGCGCCGCCGAGGACACCGAACCCGCCGCGCTGCGCGCCGCCACCCGGCTCGCCGCCCGCATGATGCGGATCTGCTCCGACACCACCGCCGAGGGCACCATCTGGCCCGTCGACGCCAATCTGCGGCCCGAGGGCCGCAACGGGCCCCTGGTACGCACCCTCTCCAGCCATCTCGCCTACTACCACCGCTGGGCCAAGACCTGGGAGTTCCAGGCCCTCCTCAAGGCCCGCCCGATGGCCGGCGACGAGGAGCTGGGGGCCCGGTACGCCGAGGCCGTCGCCCCCCTGGTGTGGGGCGCCGCCGAACGCGACAACTTCGTCCCCGACGTCCAGCGCATGCGCCGCCGCGTCGAGGAGTCCATCCCCGCCGACCGCGTCGACCGCGAACTCAAACTCGGCCCCGGCGGGCTGCGGGACGTCGAGTTCGCCGTCCAGCTGCTCCAGCTGGTGCACGGCCGCACCGACCCCGCGCTGCGCCACGCCAGCACCCTGGACGCGCTGCACGCGCTGGCCGAGGGCGGCTACATCGGCCGCAAGGACGCCGCCAGCCTCCACGACTCGTACGAGTTCCTGCGCACCGTCGAGCACCGCATCCAGCTGTACCGGCTGCGCCGCACCCACCTCATGCCCGAGGACGAGGCCGACCTGCGCCGCCTGGGCCGCTCGCTGGGCCTGACCCCCGACCCGGTCGCCGAGGTCACCGCCGCCTGGCGCCGCCACACCACCGCCGTGCGCCGGCTGCACGAGAAGCTCTTCTACCGCCCGCTGCTGGACGCCGTCGCCGGCCTGGAGGGCGGCGGGGTACGGCTGGCACCCGAGGCCGCCAGGGTCCGGCTGGTCGCCCTCGGCTACGCCGACCCGGCCGCCGCACTGCGCCATCTGACGGCCCTGGCCTCCGGCGTCACCCGCAAGGCCGCCATCCAGCGCACCCTGCTGCCCGTCCTGCTGGACCGCTTCGCCGACTCCGCCGACCCGGACGCCGGACTGCTCGGCTTCCGCAAGGTCTCCGACGCGCTGGGCACCAGCCCCTGGTACCTGCGGCTGCTGCGCGACGAGGGCGCCGCCGCCGAGAACCTCGCCCGGGTCCTGTCGGCCGGCCGGCTCGCCCCCGACCTGCTGCTGCGCGCCCCCGAGGCCGTCGCCCTGCTCGGCGACCCCGGCGGGCTCGCCCCGCGCGGCGCCACCGCCCTGCGCCAGGAGGTGCTGGCCGCCGTCGGCCGCGCGGACTCGGCCGAGGCCGCCACCGTCGCCGCCCGCGGCGTACGCCGCCGCGAACTGTTCCGCACCGCCGCCGCCGACATCGTCGGCGCCTACCGCCCCACCGAGGCACCCCCGGGCGAGGGCCAGGGCCCCGCCCTGGACCAGGTCGGCGACGCCCTCACCGACATCAACGCGGCCACCCTCGCCGGCGCCCTGCGCGCCGCCGTCCAGGCCCGCTGGGGCGACGAGCTGCCCACCCGGTTCGCCATCATCGCCATGGGCCGCTTCGGCGGCCACGAACTGGGCTACGGCTCCGACGCCGACGTCCTGTTCGTCCACGAGGCGCGCGAGGGGGCCGACCGGGCCGAGGCCGACCGCGCCGCCCTCGCCGTCGCCGGCGAGCTCACCCGGCTGCTCCAGCTGCCCTCCGGCGACCCGCCGCTGCTCATCGACACCGCGCTGCGCCCCGAGGGCCGCGGTGGCCCGCTGGTGCGCGCCCTCGACAACTACGCGGCCTACTACCGCCGCTGGTCGCTGGTGTGGGAGAGCCAGGCGCTGCTGCGCGCCCAGCCGGTGGCCGGAGACCCGGAACTGGGGGAGCGGTTCACCGCCCTCATCGACCCGCTGCGCTACCCCGAGGCCGGGCTGAGCGAGAGCGACGTCCGCGAGATCCGCCGGCTCAAGGCCCGGATGGAGGCCGAACGGCTGCCGCGCGGCGCCGACCCCACCACCCACACCAAGCTCGGCCGCGGTGGACTGTCCGACATCGAGTGGACCGTGCAGCTGCTCCAGCTGCGGCACGCCGCCGAACTCCCCGAGCTGCGCACCACCCGCACCCGCCGCGCCCTGGCCGCGGCCGAGGCGGCCGGGCTGCTGGACGCCGAGGACGCCGCCGTGCTGGACGCCGCCTGGATCCTGGCCTCACGGGTGCGCAACGCGGTGATGCTGGTACGCGGCAGGCCGCAGGACACCTTCCCCACCGACCCCCGCGAACTGGCGGCCGTCGCCCGCTACCTGGGGTACGAGCCGGGCGCCGCCCGCCAGCAGGACACCGGCAGCGGCGGCCAGATGATCGACGACTACCGCCGTACGACGCGCCGTGCCCGTACGGTGGTGGAGCGGCTGTTCTACGACGGTGACTGA